Part of the Bacteroidales bacterium genome, GGATTTGCTGCATTTTGCTTGTACTCTTCTTTTTCCCTTATGGCTTTATTGCGGCTATTGGCTGTCATTTGCCGATAGGGGCAGGTTTAATTCCTTGTCTTCAGCCTGGTGAATGCTATTGAATGATGATTTTATTGGTGAGATATTTATTTCCATTTTTTGCTTTTACAACATACATTCCTTTTTGAAAATCTTTCAGGTTTATTGAATTGACGCTTTTGATTTTAAAATCAGGATCAGAATATGCCAATTTTCCATACTGATTGTAGATTTCAATGGATTGAACATTTGCAGGATGTGTAAAATAAAATATTCCGTCAGAAGGATTGGGGAACATATTTAAAGATGGCGGGAAATTGGTTTCATCAAAACCAGTTATCAGATCAAACAAATCATGTGTTGGCCATCTTTCAATATTTTGTAACTCATCTGTAACTAAATCCATAAATGCAATGTAAAAAGGGCCATAATTCTGAGGCAGGGAATTGAACAAGATTGCCCAGTTGAGTTGATGTTGCCCGTTTCGCTTGATAACTGTGCAAGTACCCTGGATGCCCCCAGCGTTCCAATAATCACCTCCGGACAATTTCCACCCAAGAGCATACTGCGGCCAATTAATTGAGGGTGCTGTCATGGTATCAATGGTAGCTGGCAATAGAATGTCCGGTTTGGTAGGAAAACGATCTACTGCAATAAGCCATTTGCACAAATCATGGGCGGATGCCACCCAGCCACCTGCTGCAGTCATGATCTCCCAGTTATACCCGCCATACTGAGCGGGTACGCTGTTGGGAATGCCGGTATATATCGAAGTCATCAACGGCGCCCCCGGATAGTCATAATACGTTACTTCTCCGGGAAGGGTATCTTGCAAAAGTGTGCGTCCTGCGTGCATGTTAGTTATGTCAATTGGAAGCATAATTTCATTGCGCACAAATTCCTCATAATCCATGCCTGTAATCTCTTCGATTACTTTGCCCAACACGGCATAAACAAAATTGCAATAACTGGCAGAGGTTCCAGGGGTATAGCTCAACATTACATTATTTAGTGTCCAATTTATTACCAATTCAATCGAATCTGTCGGCGGCGGCACCCCCATTGCAATTGCAATATCATAAGTCATAAAAAGCGGGTCGCTGGGATAAACAAATATAAAACCTGCACTGTGGTTAAGCAATTGCCTGACCGTGATGTCAAAATATCTTGAGTCAATGGCATATTGATAGATTGGATCATTTAAAATACCGTCGGATCCAAAAACTTTCTCGTCCAGATTCAGCAATCCATTTTCGAACAAATACATTGCTGCAACACTGGTGATGGATTTGGAAATACTTGCCAGCCTGAAAATGCTCTCAGGTTGCACGAGCTTTTGGGTTGCCGTATCGGCATAGCCGAAACCCCGATCATACACCAATCGTCCTTCGTAGGTAATGGCACATTGCCCGCCGGGGATTTGATAATCTATCAACAGTTCCTGCATTTTTGAATCAAAAATTTCAAGTTCCGGAACATAAATTCCTGTTTGCCCTTTGAGTGTAAGGCTTGAAAAAATTAAAAGGATAACCGATGATCTTGTAAAGTAGTTTACCATACAATTATTTTAATAATAATGTTACATTAAGGACGTCTTTTGGGTTTAATAAACTTTCAAATACGCTTTTCAAATTTAACTATATGTACCTAACACTCGCCATCGTTTACAGGCGACTTACCAACAGTCAATGTTAGAATTGAGCAAAGGTAAATTTTTATTCCGACAAACCTCCCGGGGAAATACTATACATTTTTTGGTTCATCACCGGCAGCGGTCTCGGACTCTCCATGGTTAAAAAGATTGTGGATTTGAGCCAGGGCGAAATCACCGTGCAAAGCACACCGGATAAAGGAACAAAATTTAGGATCGAGTTGCCGTTTTAGGGAGTTAGGGGTGAGTTTAGGTAACGGTTTGCAGCTATAAGAAGTTGGCGATTTCGAAGCACAAAACTGTCTGCCAGCACTGAACTTGATACGAAGCACAAAGCTTCATTTAACCACTGAACCGTCAATTTCTTATAGGTGCTGTTGTGGTGCGTTTTTATTACACGTTTTGTTTTTATTCAGTTTTCTATTTAAACCTTTTTTAAATCCAAATATTTCTTAAAATTGTTTCGTAGTCGGCTTGTTAAAAACATTCCAAATAGATAAAATAAAATTCCAACTGCAATTATAATTAGCCCGAAAATCAAGGTTTTATTATTTGATTCTGCTATGATTATGGTAATTATTCCTATTAATATAGTAAGAATAGGGAAAATGGCTATAACGGGATTTGGTTTAATGTTTAATTTTAATAATGTGCCTTTTCCTGACTTTATAATTTCTCCATATAAATAAGC contains:
- a CDS encoding HAMP domain-containing histidine kinase translates to MVKKIVDLSQGEITVQSTPDKGTKFRIELPF
- a CDS encoding serine hydrolase, which codes for MVNYFTRSSVILLIFSSLTLKGQTGIYVPELEIFDSKMQELLIDYQIPGGQCAITYEGRLVYDRGFGYADTATQKLVQPESIFRLASISKSITSVAAMYLFENGLLNLDEKVFGSDGILNDPIYQYAIDSRYFDITVRQLLNHSAGFIFVYPSDPLFMTYDIAIAMGVPPPTDSIELVINWTLNNVMLSYTPGTSASYCNFVYAVLGKVIEEITGMDYEEFVRNEIMLPIDITNMHAGRTLLQDTLPGEVTYYDYPGAPLMTSIYTGIPNSVPAQYGGYNWEIMTAAGGWVASAHDLCKWLIAVDRFPTKPDILLPATIDTMTAPSINWPQYALGWKLSGGDYWNAGGIQGTCTVIKRNGQHQLNWAILFNSLPQNYGPFYIAFMDLVTDELQNIERWPTHDLFDLITGFDETNFPPSLNMFPNPSDGIFYFTHPANVQSIEIYNQYGKLAYSDPDFKIKSVNSINLKDFQKGMYVVKAKNGNKYLTNKIIIQ